In Longimicrobiales bacterium, a single genomic region encodes these proteins:
- a CDS encoding purine-nucleoside phosphorylase, whose product MTDLEIPSTSDALDALRERLHETPDVALVLGSGLGELADEIEDAVRIPFSDVPGFVAPAVQGHRGLLVAGRLEGVRCIALQGRFHLYEGHSPAAVALPTRVMLALGARTLLVTNAAGGLNRSFTPGDLMLIDDHINLLWSNPLSGPVHGDEARVPDMARPYDPGLLSLAEQVAVEHGIRVRRGVYVATLGPSYETPAEIRMMQWLGGDAVGMSTVPEVLVARAQGARVLGISLITNYAAGIMPTPLSHDEVVAAGAAARDDFTKLVRGVLTRMHTLDRREP is encoded by the coding sequence GTGACTGACCTGGAGATTCCGTCCACGAGCGACGCGCTCGACGCGCTGCGCGAGCGCCTGCACGAGACGCCGGACGTCGCGCTCGTGCTCGGCTCGGGACTGGGCGAGCTGGCGGACGAGATCGAGGACGCGGTGCGGATCCCGTTCTCCGACGTTCCGGGCTTCGTCGCCCCGGCCGTCCAGGGGCACCGCGGGCTGCTGGTTGCGGGTCGTCTCGAGGGTGTCCGCTGCATCGCACTGCAGGGTCGCTTCCACCTGTACGAGGGGCACAGCCCGGCGGCGGTCGCACTGCCGACGCGCGTCATGCTGGCACTCGGTGCGCGCACCCTGCTGGTGACCAATGCGGCCGGCGGGCTGAACCGCAGCTTCACGCCGGGCGACCTGATGCTGATCGACGATCACATCAACCTGTTGTGGAGCAATCCGCTGTCGGGGCCCGTGCACGGCGACGAAGCGCGCGTCCCGGACATGGCCCGGCCGTACGATCCGGGCTTGCTGTCGCTGGCGGAGCAGGTCGCGGTGGAGCATGGCATCCGCGTGCGCCGCGGCGTGTACGTCGCGACGCTGGGGCCGAGCTACGAGACGCCCGCGGAGATCCGCATGATGCAGTGGCTGGGCGGCGACGCCGTGGGCATGAGCACGGTGCCGGAGGTCCTGGTTGCGCGCGCGCAGGGTGCGCGCGTGCTCGGGATCTCGCTGATCACGAATTACGCGGCTGGCATCATGCCCACACCCCTGTCACACGACGAGGTGGTGGCAGCGGGCGCAGCGGCACGAGATGATTTCACGAAGCTGGTTCGCGGCGTGCTGACGCGCATGCATACACTCGACCGGAGGGAGCCATGA
- the tig gene encoding trigger factor, producing MANQTAELQVSMEKPGAWARRLTITVPAARVDREKKAAVQRYAKQVRMPGFRKGKVPVQLMEKRWGPAIEQEAIEKLVGDAYREAIEQEGLEPISQGAIDHIHYHAGEDLTFHVELEVRPEIELERLGGFQLQREAQPVTDEQVDQVIQRLQDENAVWNPLPEGEIPLVGDMVTVEITPKDDATEAAPDQTRSYEIVLGEGQAVPAIEEVIRTLKPGDENTFEVELPEDASQPDSPTKPHTVHIRMLAAKRAERPEVDDAFAGSVGDFDSVDTLRARIREDLGAEAAREAERNVRSQLIGQIVEANPFEVPNAMIERYLEQMLPVRDNADAERVAEMHQQLRPVAEQALRRMLVIDRVATMEALRATPEEVDERIASLAERMGRPAAEVRRQLQQNGRIAEIEEEITENKVFGYLASLSTIQD from the coding sequence ATGGCCAATCAGACGGCAGAGCTGCAGGTCAGCATGGAGAAGCCGGGCGCGTGGGCGCGCCGGTTGACGATCACGGTGCCCGCGGCGCGGGTGGATCGCGAGAAGAAGGCGGCAGTCCAGCGTTACGCGAAGCAGGTGCGGATGCCTGGCTTCCGCAAGGGCAAGGTCCCGGTGCAGCTGATGGAGAAGCGCTGGGGTCCCGCGATCGAGCAGGAGGCCATCGAGAAGCTGGTTGGTGATGCGTACCGGGAGGCGATCGAGCAGGAGGGGCTGGAGCCGATCTCGCAGGGCGCGATCGACCACATCCACTACCACGCCGGTGAGGACCTGACGTTCCACGTCGAGCTCGAGGTCCGGCCGGAGATCGAGCTGGAGCGACTGGGCGGCTTCCAGCTCCAGCGCGAGGCGCAGCCCGTCACGGACGAGCAGGTCGACCAGGTGATCCAGCGGCTGCAGGACGAGAACGCCGTGTGGAACCCGTTGCCGGAGGGGGAGATCCCGCTGGTCGGCGACATGGTGACGGTCGAGATCACGCCGAAAGACGATGCGACGGAGGCGGCTCCGGACCAGACGCGCAGCTACGAGATCGTGCTGGGCGAGGGTCAGGCGGTCCCGGCGATCGAGGAAGTGATCCGCACCCTCAAGCCGGGCGACGAGAACACGTTCGAGGTCGAGCTGCCCGAAGATGCGTCCCAGCCGGACTCGCCCACGAAGCCGCACACGGTCCACATCCGCATGCTCGCCGCCAAGCGCGCCGAGCGTCCCGAGGTCGACGATGCATTCGCCGGCTCGGTTGGCGACTTCGATTCCGTGGACACGCTGCGCGCCCGCATCCGCGAGGACCTGGGCGCGGAGGCAGCACGCGAGGCGGAACGCAACGTGCGCTCACAACTGATCGGGCAGATCGTCGAGGCGAATCCGTTCGAGGTGCCGAACGCCATGATCGAGCGCTACCTCGAGCAGATGCTGCCCGTTCGCGACAATGCGGATGCGGAGCGCGTTGCGGAGATGCACCAGCAGCTGCGGCCGGTGGCGGAGCAGGCGCTGCGTCGCATGCTGGTGATCGACCGTGTTGCAACGATGGAAGCGCTGCGGGCCACACCCGAAGAGGTGGACGAGCGCATCGCGAGCCTGGCCGAGCGCATGGGCCGGCCGGCCGCGGAGGTGCGTCGCCAGCTCCAGCAGAACGGCCGCATCGCGGAAATCGAGGAGGAGATCACCGAGAACAAGGTGTTCGGCTACCTCGCGTCGCTGTCGACGATCCAGGACTAA
- a CDS encoding ATP-dependent Clp protease proteolytic subunit encodes MATIYPPYVIERTSRGERSYDIFSRLLMDRIVFLGTPIDDTVANIVIAQLLFLQADDPEKDIYLYINSPGGSVYAGLAIYDTMQYLSTPVNTICMGLAASMGALLLATGTAGKRSALPNSRIMIHQPAAAQGIGGTAADIEIQAKEILYARERLNQILANHTGQSVEQVAEDVDRDRFMSPVEAKEYGIIDQVVEHRSQIENGDSASLSAKDR; translated from the coding sequence ATGGCCACGATCTATCCACCGTATGTCATCGAGCGCACCAGCCGCGGCGAGCGCAGCTACGACATCTTCAGCCGGCTGCTCATGGACAGGATCGTGTTCCTGGGCACGCCGATCGATGACACGGTCGCCAACATCGTCATCGCGCAGCTCCTCTTCCTGCAGGCGGACGATCCCGAAAAGGACATCTACCTCTACATCAACAGCCCGGGTGGCTCGGTGTACGCGGGTCTCGCGATCTACGACACCATGCAGTACCTGAGCACGCCGGTGAACACCATCTGCATGGGCCTGGCCGCCTCCATGGGCGCACTGCTCCTCGCCACGGGCACCGCGGGCAAGCGGAGTGCGTTGCCGAACTCGCGCATCATGATCCACCAGCCGGCCGCGGCCCAGGGGATCGGCGGGACAGCCGCCGATATCGAGATCCAGGCCAAGGAAATCCTGTACGCCCGCGAGCGGCTGAACCAGATTCTGGCAAACCACACCGGCCAGTCGGTCGAGCAGGTCGCCGAGGACGTGGACCGCGACCGGTTCATGAGCCCCGTCGAGGCGAAGGAGTACGGCATCATCGACCAGGTGGTCGAGCACCGGTCCCAGATCGAGAACGGCGACAGCGCTTCGCTCTCGGCGAAGGATCGTTAG
- the dnaK gene encoding molecular chaperone DnaK: MGKVIGIDLGTTNSCVAVMEGGDPVVIPNAEGGRTTPSVVAFTKDGERLVGQVARRQAITNPKNTIFSIKRFMGRRAGEVSEESSRVPYEITTDAQGRVQVKIPNVDKAFTPPEISAMVLQKMKQTAEDYLGSDVTQAVITVPAYFNDSQRQATKDAGKIAGLEVLRILNEPTAAALAYGLDKKKDEVIAVFDLGGGTYDISILELGDGVFEVKSTNGDTHLGGDDFDQRVIDWLIEEFRKDQGIDLSKDAMALQRLKEAAEKAKMELSTTSSTDINLPFITATQEGPKHLNLTLSRAKFEQLVDDLIQRTIPPMEQALKDAGLDAGRIDEVILVGGSTRIPKVQETVKKFFGKEPHKGVNPDEVVAIGAAIQGGVLAGDVKDVLLLDVTPLSLGIETLGGVMTVLIPRNTTIPTKKAETFSTAEDSQTTVEIHVLQGERPMAADNRTIGRFQLTGIPPAPRGMPQIEVAFDIDANGILHVAAKDRATGKEQKVRIEASSGLSESEIDKMVRDAESHAGEDKERKEKIEARNQLDSLIYQVEKDTKDWGDKVSADMKSQIDSALERARAALKQDDAGEINSARDALMQAFTAAGQQFYQAQQAEQAASGQPEGAATEEPAASQQAPADEDVVEADYEIVDEKKE; this comes from the coding sequence ATGGGCAAGGTCATCGGAATCGACCTCGGCACGACGAACTCGTGCGTCGCCGTCATGGAAGGCGGCGATCCGGTCGTGATCCCGAATGCGGAAGGCGGCCGCACGACACCGTCGGTCGTTGCATTCACGAAGGACGGCGAGCGCCTGGTCGGGCAGGTCGCCCGCCGGCAGGCGATCACCAACCCGAAGAACACGATCTTCTCGATCAAGCGCTTCATGGGGCGTCGCGCTGGCGAGGTCTCCGAGGAGAGCAGCCGCGTACCGTACGAGATCACGACGGATGCGCAGGGGCGCGTGCAGGTGAAGATCCCGAACGTCGACAAGGCATTCACGCCCCCCGAGATCTCGGCGATGGTGCTGCAGAAGATGAAGCAGACCGCCGAGGACTACCTGGGCTCGGACGTGACCCAGGCCGTCATCACGGTTCCGGCGTACTTCAACGACTCGCAGCGCCAGGCGACCAAGGACGCGGGCAAGATCGCAGGGCTGGAAGTGCTGCGCATCCTGAACGAGCCGACCGCGGCCGCGCTGGCCTACGGCCTGGACAAGAAGAAGGACGAGGTGATTGCCGTCTTCGACCTGGGCGGCGGCACCTATGACATCTCGATCCTGGAGCTGGGCGACGGCGTCTTCGAGGTGAAATCGACCAACGGCGACACGCACCTCGGCGGCGACGACTTCGACCAGCGTGTGATCGACTGGCTGATCGAGGAGTTCAGGAAGGACCAGGGCATCGACCTCTCCAAGGACGCCATGGCCCTGCAGCGCCTGAAGGAGGCGGCGGAGAAGGCCAAGATGGAGCTGTCGACCACGTCCTCGACGGATATCAACCTGCCCTTCATCACGGCGACGCAGGAGGGGCCGAAGCACCTGAACCTGACGCTCTCGCGCGCGAAGTTCGAGCAGCTCGTCGACGACCTGATTCAGCGGACGATTCCGCCGATGGAGCAGGCACTCAAGGATGCGGGGCTGGATGCGGGCAGGATCGACGAGGTCATCCTGGTCGGCGGCTCGACGCGTATCCCCAAGGTGCAGGAGACCGTCAAGAAGTTCTTCGGCAAGGAGCCGCACAAGGGCGTCAACCCCGACGAGGTCGTCGCCATCGGTGCCGCCATCCAGGGTGGCGTGCTCGCCGGCGACGTCAAGGACGTGCTGCTGCTCGACGTGACACCGCTCTCGCTCGGAATCGAGACGCTCGGCGGCGTCATGACCGTGCTGATCCCGCGCAACACCACGATCCCGACCAAGAAGGCGGAAACGTTCTCGACGGCCGAGGACAGCCAGACGACGGTCGAGATCCACGTGCTGCAGGGTGAGCGGCCGATGGCCGCCGACAACCGCACGATCGGCCGCTTCCAGCTCACCGGCATCCCGCCGGCACCGCGCGGCATGCCGCAGATCGAGGTCGCCTTCGACATCGACGCCAACGGCATCCTGCACGTCGCCGCCAAGGACCGCGCGACCGGCAAGGAGCAGAAGGTCCGCATCGAGGCGTCCAGCGGGCTCTCCGAGTCCGAGATCGACAAGATGGTCAGGGACGCGGAGTCGCATGCGGGCGAGGACAAGGAGCGCAAGGAGAAGATCGAGGCGCGCAACCAGCTCGACTCGCTGATCTACCAGGTGGAGAAGGACACCAAGGACTGGGGCGACAAGGTCTCCGCCGACATGAAGTCCCAGATCGACAGCGCACTCGAGCGCGCCCGGGCCGCGCTCAAGCAGGACGACGCCGGCGAGATCAACTCCGCGCGCGACGCGCTCATGCAGGCGTTCACCGCCGCCGGGCAGCAGTTCTACCAGGCCCAGCAGGCCGAGCAGGCGGCGTCCGGTCAGCCGGAAGGCGCCGCGACCGAAGAGCCGGCCGCGTCCCAGCAGGCACCGGCCGATGAGGACGTGGTGGAAGCGGACTACGAGATCGTGGACGAAAAGAAGGAGTAG
- a CDS encoding rhomboid family intramembrane serine protease, which produces MFPLRDENPTLLTPYFTIALIALNVLVWLYVQGAGLSDVSLAESVCRFGAIPAELTGRTGGYEGIDLGPGLPPCEFGGLTWGAVFTSMFMHGSWVHLLGNMWFLWLFGNNVEDSMGHLRFIVFYLLVGVAAAAGHVYMELDSMIPIVGASGAISGVMGAYMLLYPRVRIQTLIILIIFLRIIAVPAWIILAYWFLLQFLSGTATTPGSGGVAFWAHVGGFVAGLLLVKLFENRTLVEARRRKIRLSPFEIDHRGWY; this is translated from the coding sequence ATGTTCCCGCTACGCGACGAAAATCCGACGCTGCTGACGCCCTACTTCACGATCGCGCTGATCGCGCTGAACGTGCTGGTATGGCTGTACGTGCAGGGTGCGGGGTTGTCCGACGTCTCGCTGGCGGAATCGGTGTGCAGGTTCGGCGCGATCCCGGCGGAGCTGACCGGAAGGACGGGCGGGTACGAGGGAATCGACCTGGGGCCGGGGCTGCCGCCGTGCGAGTTCGGTGGGCTGACATGGGGTGCGGTGTTCACGAGCATGTTCATGCACGGGAGCTGGGTGCACCTGCTCGGGAACATGTGGTTCCTCTGGCTCTTCGGTAACAACGTGGAGGACTCGATGGGGCACCTGCGCTTCATCGTGTTCTACCTGCTGGTGGGTGTGGCAGCGGCCGCCGGGCACGTGTACATGGAGCTGGATTCCATGATCCCGATCGTGGGCGCGTCGGGCGCGATCAGCGGTGTGATGGGCGCCTATATGCTGCTGTACCCGCGCGTGCGGATCCAGACGCTGATCATCCTGATCATCTTCCTGCGCATCATTGCAGTGCCGGCGTGGATCATCCTGGCGTACTGGTTCCTGCTCCAGTTCCTGTCCGGCACGGCGACGACGCCCGGTTCCGGGGGCGTCGCCTTCTGGGCGCACGTGGGCGGCTTCGTCGCCGGCCTGCTCCTGGTCAAGCTGTTCGAGAACCGTACCCTGGTCGAAGCGCGCAGGCGCAAGATCCGGCTGAGTCCATTCGAGATCGACCACCGCGGCTGGTATTGA
- a CDS encoding ABC transporter substrate-binding protein, giving the protein MTTMRWLRGAAAAAGLVLAVGCAGDAGNDEAQDGARPRRGGTLVIGLATDLGTLNPLASADRWGQEVAGELLFLPLIRYDSTLEYMAALAESWEMLGDTGAIFHLRRDVRWHDGQPTTAEDVVFTIERAKDPRTMFPNASYLTHWTGAEALDSFTVRVSYTPHVGPLTGLPFLPIVPRHLLDTIPPERTRQASFGRAPVGNGPFRFLDFRANDRWVFGANDDFPEALGGRPQIDRVVMRIIPEQASQVAELRAGTIDLALGAPAGDFARLDSLPQLRGIARPTRQYFAIGWNNRHPPLDDPIVRRALAMALNRERMLTLRYGYGELAAGPVPSFHWAYPEDVEPLPFSPDSARALLASRGIEDRNGDGTVELRNGSQFGIQYWAPTVNAFNRDVAELVRGDLAAIGVTVNVRGVDYNTMIADVTGPRTFDAAQLGFSSDFHLNLRDSFHSDHLDGDMQLAGYANPRADSLIEALERTVDREDALPLYAEFQRLIRDEQPWTIIYYYPDLFVINERVRNVHMDIRGVFTSLKDWW; this is encoded by the coding sequence ATGACGACGATGCGATGGCTGCGTGGTGCGGCTGCAGCCGCAGGGCTGGTGCTGGCGGTCGGATGTGCGGGCGATGCAGGGAACGACGAGGCGCAGGACGGGGCGCGGCCGAGGCGGGGCGGCACGCTGGTGATAGGACTTGCGACCGACCTGGGTACGCTCAACCCGCTCGCCTCCGCGGACCGGTGGGGACAGGAGGTCGCGGGCGAGCTGCTGTTCCTCCCGCTGATCCGCTATGACTCGACGCTGGAGTACATGGCGGCGCTGGCAGAGTCGTGGGAGATGCTCGGTGATACCGGCGCGATCTTCCACCTGCGGCGGGACGTGCGCTGGCACGATGGCCAACCGACCACGGCGGAAGACGTTGTATTCACGATCGAGCGCGCGAAGGATCCCCGGACGATGTTCCCCAACGCATCGTACCTGACACACTGGACGGGCGCCGAAGCTCTCGACTCCTTTACCGTGCGGGTGTCGTACACCCCTCACGTGGGACCGCTGACCGGGCTGCCGTTCCTGCCCATCGTTCCCAGGCACCTGCTTGACACGATCCCACCGGAGCGGACTAGGCAGGCGTCGTTCGGCAGGGCGCCGGTTGGCAACGGGCCATTCCGGTTTCTGGACTTCCGCGCGAACGATCGGTGGGTGTTCGGAGCGAACGACGATTTCCCGGAGGCGCTCGGAGGACGCCCGCAGATCGATCGCGTGGTGATGCGAATCATTCCGGAACAGGCATCACAGGTTGCCGAGTTGCGGGCCGGCACGATCGACCTGGCGCTCGGTGCTCCCGCGGGCGACTTCGCGCGGCTCGACTCGCTTCCGCAACTGCGTGGAATCGCGCGTCCGACCAGACAGTACTTCGCGATCGGCTGGAACAACCGGCACCCGCCGCTCGATGATCCGATCGTGCGCAGGGCGCTGGCCATGGCACTGAATCGTGAGCGGATGCTGACGCTCAGGTACGGATACGGGGAACTCGCAGCCGGGCCGGTGCCCTCCTTCCACTGGGCCTATCCCGAGGACGTCGAGCCGCTCCCGTTCTCTCCCGACTCGGCGCGTGCATTGCTGGCATCGCGCGGGATCGAGGACCGCAACGGGGATGGCACAGTGGAGCTGCGGAACGGCTCGCAGTTCGGCATTCAGTACTGGGCTCCGACCGTCAACGCATTCAACCGCGACGTGGCCGAGCTGGTGCGTGGGGACCTGGCCGCCATCGGCGTCACGGTGAACGTGCGCGGCGTGGATTACAACACGATGATCGCGGATGTCACCGGACCGCGAACGTTCGATGCCGCGCAGCTCGGCTTCAGCAGCGACTTCCACCTCAACCTGCGCGATTCCTTCCACTCGGATCACCTGGATGGCGATATGCAGCTCGCGGGGTACGCCAATCCCCGAGCCGATTCCCTGATCGAGGCCCTCGAGCGCACGGTAGATCGCGAGGATGCGCTGCCCCTCTACGCCGAGTTCCAGCGCCTGATACGCGACGAGCAGCCGTGGACAATCATCTACTACTACCCCGACCTCTTCGTCATCAATGAGCGCGTGCGAAATGTGCACATGGACATCCGGGGTGTGTTCACGTCCCTCAAGGACTGGTGG
- a CDS encoding nucleoside transporter C-terminal domain-containing protein has protein sequence MKHPGLRVRYALWLVTAVLLAAGVYAQAARADGAQHAAATPQADLSLPADASPRADAPAQADASPQVRPTVQADSALQADTTAIRDSVASGVGPGAPPLTDTLAGGATSLQDLRADIDTPFHARLVSLLGMVTLLLIGWLLSVDRRSIPWRIILWGIALQFVFALFILRTAAGEAIFATVNDVIVALLGFTVQGAQFLFGNLVWNQVPIGTGDPGNGLFTVEPGMVASTGAYFAFNVLPTIIFFSSLMTLLYYFGVMQLVVKGMAWVMMRTMRTSGAETLSATGNIFLGQTEAPLLIKPFVGTMTMSELMAVMTGGFATVAGGVMAAFVGMLMAFFPDIAGHLLAASVMSAPAALVFAKLMYPEKEEPVTRGELKVHVETPDANAIDAAARGAGEGLQLAANVGAMLLAFIALIALLNALLGLVGEWTHLNDLLIGAGWMAEGSRITLEWLLGVLLAPLAWLMGVPWADAFTVGSLLGVKTAVNEFVAYLQLSTLLSGGADLSPRSVVIATYALCGFANFSSIAIQIGGIGGIAPHRRSDLARIGLRAMVAGSLAAFMTATIAGMLV, from the coding sequence ATGAAGCATCCAGGCCTGCGCGTGCGGTACGCGCTCTGGCTCGTCACCGCCGTGCTGCTCGCGGCCGGCGTATATGCGCAGGCGGCGCGCGCCGACGGTGCGCAGCATGCCGCTGCGACACCGCAGGCCGACCTGTCACTGCCGGCTGACGCATCACCCCGGGCCGACGCACCAGCGCAGGCGGATGCGTCACCGCAGGTCCGCCCGACCGTGCAGGCCGACTCCGCCCTGCAGGCTGACACCACCGCGATCCGGGACTCGGTCGCGAGCGGCGTCGGGCCGGGTGCGCCGCCGCTGACCGATACGCTGGCGGGTGGCGCAACGTCGCTGCAGGACCTGCGGGCGGACATCGACACGCCGTTCCACGCACGACTGGTCTCGCTGCTCGGCATGGTCACCCTGCTGCTGATCGGCTGGCTGCTGTCGGTGGACCGGCGCTCGATTCCGTGGCGGATCATCCTGTGGGGCATTGCTCTGCAGTTCGTCTTTGCCCTCTTCATCCTGCGTACGGCGGCAGGTGAGGCGATCTTCGCCACCGTGAACGACGTCATCGTCGCGCTGCTCGGGTTCACGGTACAGGGTGCGCAGTTCCTCTTCGGCAATCTGGTCTGGAACCAGGTGCCGATCGGCACGGGCGACCCCGGCAACGGCCTGTTCACGGTCGAGCCGGGGATGGTCGCGTCGACGGGCGCGTACTTCGCCTTCAACGTGCTGCCGACGATCATCTTCTTCTCGTCGCTGATGACGCTGCTGTACTACTTCGGCGTGATGCAGCTCGTCGTGAAGGGGATGGCGTGGGTGATGATGCGCACGATGCGCACATCGGGCGCCGAGACGCTGTCCGCCACGGGCAACATCTTTCTCGGCCAGACGGAGGCACCGCTGCTGATCAAGCCGTTCGTCGGCACCATGACGATGTCGGAGCTGATGGCGGTGATGACGGGCGGATTCGCGACCGTGGCGGGCGGCGTCATGGCGGCCTTCGTCGGCATGCTGATGGCCTTCTTCCCCGACATCGCCGGTCACCTGCTCGCCGCGAGCGTGATGTCCGCGCCGGCCGCGCTGGTCTTCGCGAAGCTGATGTATCCGGAGAAGGAGGAGCCGGTCACGCGCGGCGAGCTGAAGGTGCACGTCGAGACGCCGGACGCGAACGCGATCGACGCCGCCGCCCGAGGGGCCGGCGAAGGACTGCAGCTGGCCGCGAACGTCGGCGCCATGCTCCTCGCATTCATTGCGCTGATCGCACTGCTGAACGCACTGCTCGGACTGGTGGGCGAGTGGACCCACCTGAACGATCTGCTGATCGGCGCGGGCTGGATGGCGGAGGGGAGCCGGATCACGCTCGAGTGGCTGCTCGGGGTGCTGCTCGCGCCGCTGGCGTGGCTGATGGGTGTGCCGTGGGCTGACGCCTTTACGGTGGGTTCCCTGCTGGGGGTGAAGACGGCGGTCAACGAGTTCGTTGCCTACCTGCAGCTGTCCACGCTTCTTTCAGGGGGTGCGGACCTGTCGCCGCGGTCGGTCGTGATCGCGACGTACGCGCTCTGCGGCTTCGCCAACTTCAGCTCGATCGCGATCCAGATCGGCGGCATCGGCGGAATCGCGCCGCACCGCCGAAGCGACCTGGCTCGCATCGGCCTGCGTGCCATGGTCGCGGGCTCGCTCGCCGCGTTCATGACCGCCACCATCGCGGGCATGCTGGTGTGA
- a CDS encoding trypsin-like peptidase domain-containing protein — protein sequence MNGSARLLVIAGAGVLLLAGVGAGVLLTPPERVTVPVLDAPARPPVVQNVASVRRASELSDAFISIAETVTPAVVRIQAERTVAHPRSGWLPRGLHDFFGGMEQPDSMPLEVPEVGGGTGFIVSSDGYILTNNHVVEGATRIVVSLPDRRMFEAAIVGRDPTTDLAVIRIDARGLPAVFLGDSDEARVGEWVVAIGNPGFDEASTLDFTVTSGIVSAKGRPLNIIDTGTEASSDGFRYAIEDFIQTDAVINPGNSGGPLVNLRGAVIGVNTAIATSTGYNQGYGFAIPSNLARRVMTDLIEKGYVERALLGVSIVDVTPEDAEVYGLPSIAGVLVEDFAGDSPARRAGLQRGDVIVEINGQPALRVGQLQRLVAGHAPGESVRLGVIRYGEPRELSVELMRAPVVRAPAPSEPRRASDPMLGLDIADLDAELARQLGYARAGGVVITDVVPASAADRKRIGIGHRVVSIDRTPVESAAQARRVLRAARTGQIVSLLLQYPDERTYIANVRVP from the coding sequence ATGAACGGCTCCGCCAGGCTGCTGGTCATTGCAGGTGCGGGTGTGCTCCTGCTCGCGGGCGTAGGCGCGGGTGTGCTGCTGACGCCGCCCGAACGCGTCACGGTGCCCGTCCTGGATGCACCGGCGCGGCCTCCGGTCGTGCAGAACGTGGCATCCGTCCGCCGTGCCTCCGAGCTGTCGGACGCGTTCATCTCCATCGCGGAGACAGTGACCCCGGCGGTGGTGCGGATCCAGGCGGAGCGGACCGTGGCCCATCCGCGGTCGGGGTGGCTGCCGCGCGGGCTGCACGATTTCTTCGGCGGGATGGAGCAGCCGGACTCGATGCCGCTCGAAGTGCCGGAGGTCGGCGGCGGGACGGGTTTCATCGTTTCCAGCGACGGTTACATCCTCACGAACAACCACGTGGTCGAGGGTGCGACGCGCATCGTCGTGTCGCTGCCCGACCGCCGGATGTTCGAGGCGGCGATCGTCGGGCGGGATCCGACCACGGACCTGGCGGTGATCCGCATCGACGCGCGCGGCCTTCCGGCGGTCTTCCTCGGTGATTCGGACGAGGCGCGGGTGGGCGAGTGGGTGGTCGCGATCGGCAACCCGGGGTTCGACGAGGCCAGCACACTCGACTTCACGGTGACGAGCGGGATCGTCAGTGCCAAGGGACGTCCGCTCAACATCATCGACACCGGGACCGAGGCGTCCAGCGACGGCTTCCGCTACGCGATCGAGGATTTCATCCAGACGGACGCGGTGATCAATCCGGGCAACTCGGGTGGTCCACTCGTGAACCTGCGCGGCGCGGTGATCGGCGTGAACACGGCGATCGCGACATCGACCGGCTACAACCAGGGCTATGGTTTCGCGATCCCGTCCAACCTGGCTCGGCGCGTCATGACGGACCTGATCGAGAAGGGGTATGTCGAGCGCGCGCTGCTCGGCGTCTCGATCGTCGACGTCACGCCTGAGGATGCGGAGGTGTACGGGCTGCCCTCGATCGCAGGCGTGCTGGTCGAGGACTTCGCTGGCGACTCCCCCGCCCGCCGGGCCGGGCTGCAGCGCGGTGACGTGATCGTGGAGATCAACGGCCAGCCAGCACTGCGGGTGGGACAGCTGCAGCGGCTGGTCGCCGGCCACGCACCGGGCGAGTCCGTGCGCCTGGGCGTGATCCGTTACGGCGAGCCGCGCGAGCTTTCGGTCGAGCTGATGCGGGCGCCGGTGGTGCGGGCACCTGCGCCGAGCGAGCCGCGTCGGGCCAGTGATCCGATGCTCGGCCTCGACATCGCGGACCTGGATGCGGAGCTGGCGCGACAGCTCGGCTACGCGCGCGCCGGGGGCGTGGTGATCACGGACGTCGTTCCCGCGAGTGCCGCCGATCGCAAGCGGATCGGGATCGGTCACCGGGTCGTGAGCATCGATCGGACGCCGGTGGAGTCGGCTGCGCAGGCCCGCCGTGTCCTGCGTGCGGCGCGCACCGGCCAGATCGTCTCCCTGCTGCTGCAGTACCCGGACGAGCGCACGTACATCGCGAACGTGCGGGTGCCCTGA